A window of the Halobacterium hubeiense genome harbors these coding sequences:
- a CDS encoding DUF2110 family protein — protein MVVLATKLYVEGDARERALDSLRSQVDNDVGDLDVEYDIGVRHDDFPTVTLEGPDEVAARNVLAETWGEITEGFEDGETYVGTLESWDDDGFVVDAGEDVLVPADELGLGPGSPAQIRERFGLVQHVPLRFTYGETPELADVEQDRLYDWTRGTGRLNVNSATRGEVRATVNRAGHAQDIVTVERLGLLEQSVVCREGTDPPGLLAAVGEYLPSELLAVVP, from the coding sequence ATGGTCGTCCTCGCAACCAAGCTCTACGTGGAGGGCGACGCCCGCGAGCGGGCGCTGGACAGCCTCCGGTCGCAGGTGGACAACGACGTCGGCGACCTCGACGTGGAGTACGACATCGGCGTGCGCCACGACGACTTCCCGACGGTGACGCTGGAGGGTCCCGACGAGGTTGCCGCGCGGAACGTCCTCGCGGAGACGTGGGGCGAAATCACCGAGGGCTTCGAGGACGGCGAGACGTACGTCGGCACGCTCGAATCGTGGGACGACGACGGGTTCGTCGTCGACGCGGGCGAGGACGTGCTCGTGCCCGCCGACGAACTCGGGCTCGGGCCGGGGTCGCCGGCTCAGATTCGCGAGCGCTTCGGGCTCGTCCAGCACGTGCCGCTGCGGTTCACGTACGGCGAGACGCCCGAGCTCGCGGACGTCGAGCAGGACCGCCTCTACGACTGGACGCGCGGCACCGGCCGGCTGAACGTCAACAGCGCGACCCGCGGCGAGGTGCGCGCGACGGTCAACCGCGCCGGCCACGCCCAGGACATCGTCACGGTCGAACGCCTCGGCCTGCTCGAACAGAGCGTCGTCTGCCGCGAGGGCACGGACCCGCCCGGCCTGCTCGCGGCCGTCGGGGAGTACCTCCCCTCGGAGCTGCTGGCAGTCGTTCCATGA
- a CDS encoding DUF5803 family protein, which translates to MSRLKVALGVLALVALAGCAGTGLGGTPAPSDEQLAENATYDWSHDADVTLNVTGGEYKTVADVNGSERVRLASTSGFAARNPVSISAVQFRYENGTVVGADAIDVSTRDQRTVIDLPAANGTFAYTGSAGTRSVNAPLDFEGSHEVVLPPGMRVSFPVFGDVSPGGYEQSVEDNRVHLRWSSLSSATVSVDYYLVRDLYIFGGLLGALSLVAVGGVVYYRLRIRRLEREREEAGLDYER; encoded by the coding sequence ATGAGCAGGCTCAAGGTGGCGCTGGGCGTGCTCGCGCTCGTCGCGCTCGCGGGCTGCGCCGGCACCGGTCTCGGCGGCACGCCCGCGCCCAGCGACGAGCAGCTCGCCGAGAACGCGACCTACGACTGGAGCCACGACGCCGACGTCACGCTAAACGTCACCGGCGGCGAGTACAAGACCGTCGCGGACGTGAACGGCAGCGAGCGCGTGCGGCTGGCGTCCACGAGCGGGTTCGCCGCCCGGAACCCCGTCTCGATTTCGGCGGTGCAGTTCCGCTACGAGAACGGCACCGTCGTCGGCGCGGACGCGATAGACGTGTCCACGCGCGACCAGCGCACGGTGATCGACCTGCCGGCGGCCAACGGGACGTTCGCGTACACGGGGTCGGCGGGCACGCGGTCGGTGAACGCGCCCCTCGACTTCGAGGGGAGCCACGAGGTCGTGTTGCCGCCGGGAATGCGGGTGTCGTTCCCCGTCTTCGGTGACGTCTCGCCGGGCGGCTACGAGCAGTCCGTTGAGGACAACCGCGTCCACCTGCGGTGGTCGTCGCTGTCCAGCGCCACCGTCAGCGTCGACTACTACCTCGTGCGGGACCTCTACATCTTCGGGGGCCTCCTCGGCGCGCTGTCGCTGGTGGCGGTCGGCGGCGTCGTCTACTACCGGCTGCGCATCCGGCGGCTGGAGCGCGAGCGCGAGGAAGCCGGCCTCGACTACGAGCGATAG
- a CDS encoding bile acid:sodium symporter family protein: MSVSDGISRVARVASKYFVVWVIAAAGLALVYPSAFVPVLDYVNPLLGIIMLGMGLTLQPADFKRLVERPVDVGIGAVTQWLVMPLAAYALYLLFDLPDAIGVGLILVGAAPGGTASNVMSYLGRGDVALSVAITTVTTLAAPIVMPAWTLFILGESIDVTFAEMFTSIVQIVIIPVVLGFGIRYVLDRYSPKAAEVGVDVFPVISVAAIVAIVAGVVGANVDNILTAGALVLAAVVIHNGIGLGAGYGVGRLFGMSEDRVRTTAFEVGLQNSGLAVALATSLFEPAAALIPALFSVWHNVSGPALASYFTWRDDQTADAAAASAD; this comes from the coding sequence ATGAGTGTCAGTGACGGGATTTCGCGGGTGGCACGGGTCGCGAGCAAGTACTTCGTCGTCTGGGTGATTGCGGCGGCGGGCCTCGCGCTCGTCTATCCGAGCGCGTTCGTGCCCGTCCTCGACTACGTCAACCCCCTGCTGGGCATCATCATGCTCGGGATGGGGTTGACCCTCCAGCCCGCGGACTTCAAGCGCCTCGTCGAGCGCCCCGTGGACGTGGGCATCGGCGCGGTGACGCAGTGGCTCGTGATGCCGCTGGCGGCGTACGCGCTCTACCTCCTCTTCGACCTGCCGGACGCCATCGGCGTCGGCCTCATTCTCGTCGGCGCGGCGCCCGGCGGCACCGCCTCGAACGTGATGTCGTACCTCGGCCGCGGCGACGTCGCGCTGTCGGTCGCCATCACGACGGTGACGACGCTCGCGGCGCCAATCGTGATGCCCGCGTGGACGCTGTTCATCCTCGGGGAGTCTATCGACGTGACGTTCGCGGAGATGTTCACGAGCATCGTCCAAATCGTCATCATCCCGGTCGTGCTCGGCTTCGGGATTCGGTACGTCCTCGACCGCTACTCGCCGAAAGCCGCCGAAGTCGGCGTCGACGTCTTCCCCGTGATTAGCGTCGCCGCCATCGTCGCCATCGTCGCGGGCGTCGTCGGCGCGAACGTCGACAACATCCTCACCGCGGGCGCGCTCGTGCTCGCAGCCGTCGTCATCCACAACGGCATCGGGCTGGGCGCGGGCTACGGCGTCGGCCGGCTGTTCGGGATGTCCGAGGACCGCGTGCGGACGACCGCCTTCGAGGTCGGCCTCCAGAACAGCGGGCTCGCGGTCGCGCTCGCGACGTCGCTGTTCGAGCCCGCGGCCGCGCTCATCCCAGCGCTGTTCAGCGTCTGGCACAACGTCAGCGGCCCCGCGCTCGCCAGCTACTTCACGTGGCGCGACGACCAGACAGCCGACGCCGCGGCCGCGAGCGCGGACTGA
- a CDS encoding DUF7522 family protein → MPAESLASYLRELDAGDLRSAVHYEGDDFDTVYQREALSEEYTEAEFEEIAKNFVLKGFDDPLEQPEFARFGHLDATVRWFHEVVVVQVPLDEWSGVIVSFDRDTIEDTGRLVDALLEYVEENFADHGDVAEAADDFASEFD, encoded by the coding sequence ATGCCCGCCGAATCGCTCGCGAGCTATCTGCGCGAGCTTGACGCCGGTGACCTCCGGTCGGCCGTCCACTACGAAGGCGACGACTTCGACACCGTCTACCAGCGCGAGGCCCTCTCGGAGGAGTACACCGAAGCGGAGTTCGAGGAAATCGCGAAGAACTTCGTACTGAAGGGGTTCGACGACCCGCTCGAACAGCCGGAGTTCGCGCGCTTCGGCCACCTCGACGCGACCGTCCGGTGGTTCCACGAGGTCGTCGTCGTCCAGGTGCCCCTCGACGAGTGGTCCGGCGTCATCGTCTCCTTCGACCGCGACACCATCGAGGACACGGGCCGACTCGTCGACGCGCTCCTGGAGTACGTCGAGGAGAACTTCGCCGACCACGGCGACGTCGCCGAGGCGGCCGACGACTTCGCCAGCGAGTTCGACTAG
- a CDS encoding 4Fe-4S dicluster domain-containing protein codes for MSSNQQSQREVLSQGVISTGEGARIFPDVEACIDCGGCVVACKRTWDIGPEEQRISISTMFEGEQADEGYNANSSKALDDGAFPGETAIPMQCYHCENAPCVSVCPTDALQKNDDDFVQVSEDLCVGCQYCLSACPFGAPQFPDEDDGGNAVVGTGGIMDKCTMCEERQNVGKGPACAEECATDAILVGQPGQIADELDKRDRDPFFNDEAMEVIFGEDAEVFN; via the coding sequence ATGTCATCGAACCAACAATCACAACGTGAGGTCTTGAGCCAGGGGGTCATCAGCACCGGCGAAGGTGCCCGCATCTTCCCCGACGTCGAGGCCTGTATCGACTGCGGTGGCTGTGTCGTCGCGTGCAAGCGCACGTGGGACATCGGCCCGGAGGAACAGCGAATCAGCATCTCCACGATGTTCGAGGGCGAGCAGGCCGACGAAGGCTACAACGCCAACAGCTCGAAGGCCCTCGACGACGGCGCGTTCCCCGGCGAGACCGCCATCCCGATGCAGTGTTACCACTGCGAGAACGCGCCCTGCGTGTCGGTCTGTCCGACCGACGCGCTCCAGAAGAACGACGACGACTTCGTGCAGGTCAGCGAGGACCTCTGCGTCGGCTGCCAGTACTGCCTGTCGGCGTGTCCGTTCGGCGCCCCGCAGTTCCCCGACGAGGACGACGGCGGGAACGCGGTCGTCGGCACCGGCGGCATCATGGACAAGTGTACGATGTGCGAGGAGCGCCAGAACGTCGGGAAGGGCCCGGCGTGCGCCGAGGAGTGCGCGACCGACGCCATCCTCGTCGGCCAGCCCGGTCAGATCGCCGACGAGCTCGACAAGCGGGACCGCGACCCGTTCTTCAACGACGAGGCGATGGAGGTCATCTTCGGGGAGGACGCGGAGGTGTTCAACTGA
- a CDS encoding NAD-dependent epimerase/dehydratase family protein: MDLTGKRVVVTGAAGLVGSHLAAALAPDNDVLAVDNLSKGTRDRVPDGVEFAKRDVRDPDDVAAVITEDVDVVFHFAAYTDTNYGEPRQLFEENTEMTYNVLERMREVGVDKLAFTSSSTVYGEAPMPTPEDYAPLEPISVYGASKLADEGLISTYANSYGVQSWVYRFANIVGPRQRGNVVPDFIEKLLEDPETLEILGDGRQEKSYLHVEECVDAMTHVVEHADDDYNVYNLGTRTTTSVNRIADIVADELGVDPDYEYTGGDRGWTGDVPKMRLSIEKLSALGWEPSQSSDEAVREAARGLVEELRAERA; encoded by the coding sequence ATGGACCTCACAGGCAAGCGCGTCGTCGTCACGGGCGCGGCCGGGCTCGTCGGCTCCCACCTCGCCGCCGCGCTCGCGCCCGACAACGACGTGCTCGCGGTGGACAACCTCTCGAAGGGCACCCGGGACCGCGTCCCGGACGGCGTGGAGTTCGCGAAGCGCGACGTCCGCGACCCCGACGACGTCGCGGCCGTCATCACCGAAGACGTGGACGTCGTCTTCCACTTCGCGGCGTACACGGACACCAACTACGGCGAGCCCCGCCAGCTGTTCGAGGAGAACACAGAGATGACGTACAACGTCCTCGAACGGATGCGGGAGGTCGGCGTCGACAAGCTCGCGTTCACCTCGTCCTCGACGGTGTACGGCGAGGCGCCGATGCCCACGCCCGAGGACTACGCACCCCTCGAACCCATCTCGGTGTACGGCGCGAGCAAGCTCGCCGACGAGGGACTGATTTCGACGTACGCGAACTCCTACGGCGTCCAGTCGTGGGTGTACCGGTTCGCGAACATCGTCGGGCCGCGCCAGCGCGGCAACGTCGTCCCGGACTTCATCGAGAAGCTACTGGAAGACCCCGAGACCCTCGAAATCCTCGGCGACGGCCGCCAGGAGAAGTCCTACCTGCACGTCGAGGAGTGCGTGGACGCCATGACCCACGTCGTCGAGCACGCCGACGACGACTACAACGTCTACAACCTCGGCACGCGCACCACCACCTCCGTCAACCGCATCGCGGACATCGTCGCCGACGAACTGGGCGTCGACCCCGACTACGAGTACACCGGCGGCGACCGCGGCTGGACCGGCGACGTCCCGAAGATGCGCCTCTCCATCGAGAAGCTCTCGGCGCTCGGCTGGGAGCCCAGCCAGTCCAGCGACGAAGCCGTCCGCGAGGCCGCCCGCGGGCTCGTCGAGGAACTGCGCGCGGAACGCGCCTGA
- a CDS encoding tRNA (cytidine(56)-2'-O)-methyltransferase, translated as MQGYPEVAVLRYGHRPGRDDRMTTHVGLTARALGADRVLFPDNATQSAETVRDITGRFGGPFDVELTEELNATIEGWEGVVVHLTMYGERVQDVEADVRDAHVDQPVLVVVGGEKVPGDVYEHADWNLAVTNQPHSEVAGLAVFLDRLFDGRELEQEYEDAERRVVPEELGKHVVDVRESRSDSRSPSEAQSASEDVDEE; from the coding sequence ATGCAGGGATACCCCGAGGTCGCGGTGCTCCGGTACGGCCACCGGCCGGGCCGGGACGACCGGATGACCACGCACGTCGGCCTGACGGCGCGCGCGCTCGGCGCCGACCGGGTGCTGTTCCCGGACAACGCCACGCAGTCCGCCGAGACGGTCCGGGACATCACGGGCCGGTTCGGCGGCCCGTTCGACGTCGAACTCACGGAGGAGCTGAATGCGACCATCGAGGGCTGGGAGGGCGTCGTCGTTCACCTCACGATGTACGGCGAGCGCGTGCAGGACGTCGAGGCGGACGTGCGCGACGCTCACGTGGACCAGCCGGTGCTCGTGGTCGTCGGCGGCGAGAAGGTCCCGGGAGACGTGTACGAACACGCCGACTGGAACCTCGCGGTGACGAACCAGCCACACAGCGAGGTGGCGGGCCTCGCCGTCTTCCTCGACCGGCTGTTCGACGGCCGCGAGCTCGAACAGGAGTACGAGGACGCAGAGCGTCGCGTGGTTCCCGAAGAACTGGGGAAGCACGTCGTGGACGTTCGAGAATCGCGAAGCGATTCCCGTAGCCCGTCAGAAGCGCAGAGCGCTTCTGAGGACGTCGACGAGGAGTGA
- a CDS encoding DUF7522 family protein, with protein MPTPDTDIVAALHDAVGDALRVAGFHDGTEWHVEYMREDVREAYGDASIDDIADDLVLDVLSSPRQESLYDLGSLQATSRLFEDGLVVHVPTDERSGYLVSLDTGSDATGRDVVDVVRDATE; from the coding sequence ATGCCGACTCCTGACACCGACATCGTCGCCGCCCTCCACGACGCTGTCGGAGACGCACTCCGCGTCGCCGGGTTCCACGACGGCACCGAGTGGCACGTCGAGTACATGCGCGAGGACGTCCGCGAGGCGTACGGCGACGCGTCCATCGACGACATCGCCGACGACCTCGTCCTCGACGTGCTCTCCTCGCCCCGCCAGGAGTCGCTGTACGACCTCGGCAGCCTCCAGGCGACCTCCCGGCTCTTCGAGGACGGCCTCGTCGTTCACGTCCCCACCGACGAGCGCTCGGGGTACCTCGTCTCTCTGGACACCGGCAGCGACGCCACCGGTCGGGACGTCGTCGACGTCGTGCGGGACGCGACCGAGTGA
- a CDS encoding ATP-NAD kinase family protein, whose protein sequence is MRTVGVVVNPIAGMGGRVGLKGTDGNVEAARERGAEPRAPERARDALEALRERAPDTEVLTYGGEMGAEEARAAGFDPEVVGEPESEETTAADTTDAVRAFVDRGVDLILFVGGDGTATDVATALDEVDVRKTTKSSSAAHQNASRSEDAETPVLGVPAGVKVYSSVFAVRPEAAGRVAATFEDTEAREVNDIDEEAYRGGEVRTRLRGVVEVPVAEDLQSAKQVHAGSTDALAEAVAEEVQSGVTYVLGPGGTLGDVADALGVDGSPLGVDVYRDGELVVRDGSEDEILSALGDENVIFVSPIGGQGFVFGRGNHQISPAVIERSEVQVVASPRKLDETGVLRVDTGDEAVDESLRGWTKVRTGRFEERMMKVV, encoded by the coding sequence ATGCGAACTGTCGGCGTCGTCGTGAACCCCATCGCCGGGATGGGGGGTCGCGTCGGTCTGAAGGGGACGGACGGGAACGTCGAGGCGGCCCGCGAGCGCGGCGCGGAGCCGCGCGCGCCGGAGCGCGCTCGTGACGCCCTCGAAGCGCTCCGCGAGCGCGCGCCCGACACCGAGGTTCTGACGTACGGCGGCGAGATGGGCGCCGAGGAGGCGCGCGCGGCGGGCTTCGACCCCGAGGTCGTCGGCGAGCCCGAGAGCGAGGAGACGACGGCCGCGGACACGACGGACGCGGTGCGCGCGTTCGTGGACCGCGGCGTCGACCTGATTCTGTTCGTCGGCGGGGACGGCACCGCGACCGACGTCGCGACCGCACTCGACGAGGTGGACGTTCGGAAGACGACGAAGTCGTCTTCCGCAGCCCATCAGAACGCTTCGCGTTCTGAGGACGCGGAGACTCCCGTCCTCGGGGTGCCCGCGGGCGTGAAAGTGTACTCGTCGGTGTTCGCGGTGCGCCCGGAGGCGGCGGGCCGGGTCGCCGCGACGTTCGAGGACACCGAAGCCCGCGAGGTCAACGACATCGACGAGGAGGCGTACCGCGGCGGCGAGGTGCGCACGCGACTCCGGGGCGTCGTCGAGGTGCCGGTCGCGGAGGACCTCCAGTCCGCCAAGCAGGTCCACGCGGGGAGCACGGACGCGCTCGCCGAAGCGGTCGCGGAGGAAGTCCAGTCGGGCGTGACGTACGTGCTCGGCCCCGGCGGGACGCTCGGCGACGTCGCGGACGCGCTGGGGGTGGACGGGTCGCCGCTGGGCGTGGACGTCTACCGGGACGGCGAACTCGTCGTGCGGGACGGCAGCGAGGACGAGATTCTGTCCGCGCTCGGCGACGAGAACGTGATTTTCGTCTCCCCCATCGGCGGGCAAGGATTCGTCTTCGGCCGGGGCAACCACCAGATTTCGCCGGCGGTCATCGAGCGCAGCGAGGTGCAGGTCGTCGCCTCACCGCGGAAGCTCGACGAGACCGGCGTGCTGCGCGTGGACACCGGCGACGAGGCCGTCGACGAGTCGCTGCGCGGCTGGACGAAGGTCAGAACTGGTCGCTTCGAGGAGCGAATGATGAAAGTGGTGTAG
- a CDS encoding RAD55 family ATPase — MGYDAAAFLPIEEIPEGSNLLVGGPPLTGKRELALSLVDDGCERGEGGIVVGTHDSTKTIRKRAPHVWEQVKSGRAGIVDCVTRQRGESVRDQDLVKYVSSPGDITDMGIRLGGLFQRLERDCDRVRFDISTISTMLMYADVRRVYRFLHVFAGHVERLDWLGLGVLDTSNRESFDTLAPLYDGMIQTRSEEDGRELRVVGLDGSPTEWVSY, encoded by the coding sequence ATGGGCTACGACGCCGCTGCGTTCCTCCCAATCGAGGAAATCCCCGAGGGTTCGAACCTCCTCGTCGGCGGACCGCCGCTGACGGGGAAACGCGAGCTCGCGCTCTCGCTGGTCGACGACGGCTGCGAGCGCGGCGAGGGCGGTATCGTCGTCGGCACGCACGACAGCACGAAGACCATCCGGAAGCGCGCGCCACACGTCTGGGAGCAGGTGAAGAGCGGCCGCGCCGGCATCGTCGACTGCGTCACGCGCCAGCGCGGCGAGTCGGTCCGCGACCAGGACCTCGTGAAGTACGTCTCCTCGCCCGGCGACATCACGGACATGGGCATCCGGCTCGGCGGCCTCTTCCAGCGGCTCGAACGCGACTGCGACCGCGTCCGCTTCGACATCTCCACCATCTCGACGATGCTGATGTACGCCGACGTGCGCCGCGTCTACCGGTTCCTCCACGTCTTCGCCGGCCACGTCGAGCGGCTGGACTGGCTCGGGCTCGGCGTCCTCGACACCAGCAACCGCGAGAGCTTCGACACGCTCGCGCCGCTGTACGACGGCATGATTCAGACGCGCAGCGAGGAAGACGGCCGGGAACTGCGCGTGGTCGGGCTCGACGGGTCGCCGACCGAGTGGGTGTCCTACTAG
- a CDS encoding competence/damage-inducible protein A encodes MQVAVVTVGDELLAGDTENTNASWLGTRLTERGATVRRVLVVPDDRDAIAGEVGALSDRYDAVVVTGGLGPTHDDVTMDGVAAAFDREMAEHPEAVSYFQNHDRYQFAELTDGTAHLPEGARLLENEVGVAPGAVVENAYVLPGVPDEMKAMFESVAGEFTGTTNHVEFVYVDAPESALVAPLAELQAEFGVTVGSYPGDGVRVKIQHEDEQTVRDAAAWLRERV; translated from the coding sequence ATGCAGGTTGCGGTGGTCACAGTCGGCGACGAACTCCTCGCCGGGGACACGGAGAACACGAACGCGTCGTGGCTGGGCACGCGGCTCACCGAGCGGGGCGCGACCGTGCGGCGCGTCCTCGTGGTGCCCGACGACCGGGACGCCATCGCCGGCGAAGTCGGGGCGCTGTCGGACCGCTACGACGCGGTCGTCGTCACGGGCGGCCTCGGCCCGACCCACGACGACGTGACGATGGACGGCGTCGCGGCGGCGTTCGACCGCGAGATGGCCGAACACCCGGAGGCGGTCTCGTACTTCCAGAACCACGACCGCTACCAGTTCGCGGAGCTCACGGACGGCACCGCCCACCTCCCCGAGGGCGCGCGGCTCTTGGAGAACGAGGTCGGGGTGGCGCCGGGCGCGGTCGTCGAGAACGCGTACGTGCTCCCGGGCGTCCCCGACGAGATGAAGGCGATGTTCGAGTCCGTCGCCGGCGAGTTCACGGGGACGACCAACCACGTCGAGTTCGTCTACGTGGACGCCCCCGAGAGCGCGCTGGTGGCGCCGCTGGCGGAGCTACAGGCGGAGTTCGGCGTCACCGTCGGCAGCTACCCGGGCGACGGCGTGCGCGTGAAGATTCAACACGAGGACGAGCAGACGGTCCGCGACGCCGCGGCGTGGCTGCGCGAACGCGTCTAG
- the fer gene encoding ferredoxin Fer translates to MDSPFDVLGVDEDASEGEIERAYRERVKEAHPDQGGSAAEFQLVRAAYENVTSEDADDGTDIATEAGFTEESPRDYGVDPERDFRPWEESHVEYLNYAVLDDYGWSLGDDDLFERAADAGLDPVNHGEFDVAPGESLLEAAEDRGFAWPYACRGGACANCAVVVVDGDLSQPTDHILSPELVDRDIRLSCNGVPTTEDLQVVYNVKHLPELEDLRLPPYPFELAHADD, encoded by the coding sequence ATGGATTCTCCCTTCGACGTGCTGGGAGTCGACGAGGACGCCAGCGAGGGAGAAATCGAGCGGGCGTACCGCGAGCGCGTCAAGGAAGCCCACCCCGACCAGGGCGGGTCGGCGGCGGAGTTCCAGTTGGTGCGCGCGGCCTACGAGAACGTCACCAGCGAGGACGCCGACGACGGCACGGACATCGCCACGGAAGCCGGCTTCACGGAGGAGTCACCGAGAGACTACGGCGTCGACCCCGAACGCGACTTCCGGCCGTGGGAGGAGTCCCACGTCGAGTACCTGAACTACGCCGTGCTGGACGACTACGGCTGGTCGCTGGGCGACGACGACCTCTTCGAGCGCGCCGCCGACGCCGGCCTCGACCCCGTGAACCACGGCGAGTTCGACGTCGCGCCCGGCGAGTCACTCTTGGAGGCCGCCGAGGACCGCGGGTTCGCGTGGCCGTACGCCTGCCGGGGCGGCGCGTGCGCGAACTGCGCGGTCGTGGTCGTGGACGGCGACCTCTCCCAGCCGACCGACCACATCCTCTCCCCGGAGCTCGTCGACCGGGACATCCGGCTGTCCTGCAACGGCGTCCCCACCACCGAGGACCTCCAGGTCGTCTACAACGTCAAACACCTCCCCGAGCTGGAGGACCTCCGGCTGCCGCCGTACCCCTTCGAGCTGGCGCACGCCGACGACTGA
- a CDS encoding DUF5786 family protein, producing MGFGSYDESEQENQNTDIDEDGAVNVHENDHDGSVNFDTDADSDELIDQLQSMKDD from the coding sequence ATGGGTTTTGGTAGCTACGACGAGTCCGAGCAGGAGAACCAGAACACGGACATCGACGAGGACGGCGCGGTCAACGTCCACGAGAACGACCACGACGGCAGCGTCAACTTCGACACCGACGCCGACAGCGACGAACTCATCGACCAGCTCCAGTCGATGAAAGACGACTAA
- a CDS encoding cytochrome b/b6 domain-containing protein, producing the protein MTNMDHGKFTRVTTYFHSLLALDVFLLFFTGYSVMFNDELWWMVEFMGGNAGVLALHRIAGFGLIVLTVFWVTLMLIGPGRRKNFKAVLPTPTDAKAFIQDVQFVLGRADERHPNARQFAGYSSDEVPLLSYVGKGVVWIFTVELVLLMISGLLIWSKVGLAQFFQTKAAATAFVTFHGLLGVVMVMGIMFHIFEHGFHPAFYPVEMKAFVPKSMMPHEEHEDHEGTGIELLSLRPTWKWAVNVAGAAVVIGIVSVLVGSIFDSGYPVPAGLTVGGGPTSVLLTIGINVGMFVLLLGVVLSTYGNVLRARYEQQVASDEHDSEPEAAADGGQPRDE; encoded by the coding sequence GTGACGAACATGGACCACGGGAAGTTCACGCGCGTCACGACGTACTTCCACTCGCTGCTGGCGCTGGACGTCTTCCTGTTGTTCTTCACGGGCTACTCCGTGATGTTCAACGACGAACTCTGGTGGATGGTCGAGTTCATGGGCGGCAACGCCGGCGTGCTCGCGCTCCACCGCATCGCCGGCTTCGGCCTCATCGTGCTCACCGTCTTCTGGGTGACGCTGATGCTCATCGGGCCGGGACGGCGCAAGAACTTCAAGGCAGTCCTGCCGACGCCGACGGACGCAAAGGCGTTCATCCAGGACGTGCAGTTCGTCCTCGGGCGCGCCGACGAACGCCACCCGAACGCGCGCCAGTTCGCGGGCTACTCCTCTGACGAGGTCCCGCTGCTGTCGTACGTCGGGAAGGGCGTCGTCTGGATCTTCACCGTCGAGCTCGTCCTCCTGATGATTTCCGGGCTGCTCATCTGGAGCAAGGTCGGGCTCGCGCAGTTCTTCCAGACGAAGGCCGCCGCGACCGCGTTCGTCACCTTCCACGGCCTGCTCGGGGTCGTGATGGTGATGGGCATCATGTTCCACATCTTCGAGCACGGGTTCCACCCCGCGTTCTACCCCGTGGAGATGAAGGCGTTCGTGCCGAAGTCGATGATGCCCCACGAAGAACACGAGGACCACGAGGGCACGGGCATCGAGTTGCTCTCGCTGCGCCCCACGTGGAAGTGGGCGGTGAACGTCGCGGGCGCCGCCGTCGTCATCGGCATCGTGAGCGTGCTCGTCGGGAGCATCTTCGACTCCGGTTATCCGGTTCCCGCCGGCCTGACGGTCGGCGGCGGACCGACGAGCGTCCTGCTCACCATCGGCATCAACGTCGGGATGTTCGTGTTGCTGCTGGGCGTCGTGCTCTCGACGTACGGCAACGTCCTGCGCGCTCGCTACGAGCAGCAGGTCGCCAGCGACGAACACGACTCCGAGCCCGAGGCGGCCGCGGACGGCGGCCAGCCTCGCGACGAGTAA
- the tfe gene encoding transcription factor E, with amino-acid sequence MAFEELLDDPVVQKYLHELVGPKGMPVAVSPPDGEVTDEELAERLGLELNDVRRALFILYENDLATYRRVRDEDSGWLTYLWTFEYDNVPENLREEMDRLLEALVERREYELNNEFYLCEVCSIRFEFGEAMDLGFECPECGSPVEAMENTDLVEAMDERIENLRSELGVRA; translated from the coding sequence ATGGCTTTTGAGGAGCTACTCGACGACCCCGTGGTTCAGAAGTACCTCCACGAGTTGGTCGGGCCGAAGGGGATGCCGGTGGCGGTGTCCCCGCCGGACGGCGAGGTGACCGACGAGGAGCTCGCCGAGCGGCTCGGGCTCGAACTGAACGACGTGCGCCGGGCGCTGTTCATCCTCTACGAGAACGACCTCGCGACGTACCGCCGCGTCCGCGACGAGGACTCGGGGTGGCTCACCTACCTCTGGACGTTCGAGTACGACAACGTCCCGGAGAACCTCCGCGAGGAGATGGACCGGCTGCTGGAGGCGCTCGTCGAGCGCCGCGAGTACGAGCTGAACAACGAGTTCTACCTCTGTGAGGTGTGTTCGATTCGCTTCGAGTTCGGGGAGGCGATGGACCTCGGCTTCGAGTGCCCCGAGTGCGGGTCGCCCGTGGAAGCGATGGAGAACACCGACCTCGTGGAGGCGATGGACGAGCGCATCGAGAACCTCCGCAGTGAACTCGGCGTGAGGGCCTGA